A genomic region of Lodderomyces elongisporus chromosome 5, complete sequence contains the following coding sequences:
- the BGL2 gene encoding glycoside hydrolase 3 protein (CAZy:GH17): MQFKIAFNLGVKDNSGNCKTVEEFESDLELLKDTTSIIKTYAVSDCNTLQNLGPAAEQENFQIMLGIWPTDDAHYQAEKDALQSYLPKISKSTIKIFLVGSEALYREDLTASQLANKIDDIKSFVADIKDKDGNSYSDIPVGTVDSWNVLVDGGSKPAIQAADVVYANAFSYWQGQTNQNASYSFFDDIMQALQTIQTTKGSTDIEFWVGETGWPTDGSNFESSEPGVDNAKNFWQQGICAMRAWGVNVAVFEALDEAWKPDSSGISDVEKHWGVWDANGKLKYDITCDFD; the protein is encoded by the coding sequence ATTGCTTTCAACTTGGGTGTCAAGGATAACTCTGGTAACTGTAAGACGGTTGAAGAGTTTGAGTCCGACTTGGAACTTCTCAAGGATACTACTTCAATCATCAAGACATATGCTGTTTCCGATTGTAACACTTTGCAAAACTTGGGTCCAGCAgcagaacaagaaaactTTCAAATTATGTTGGGTATCTGGCCAACCGACGATGCCCACTACCAAGCCGAGAAGGATGCTTTGCAACTGTACTTGCCAAAGATTTCCAAGTCTACAATCAAGATCTTTTTAGTTGGTTCAGAAGCATTGTACAGAGAAGATTTAACTGCTAGCCAATTGGCAAACAAGATTGACGACATTAAGAGCTTTGTTGCCGACATCAAAGACAAGGATGGAAACTCATACAGTGATATCCCAGTTGGTACTGTTGACTCTTGGAATGTTTTGGTTGATGGTGGCTCTAAACCAGCTATTCAAGCCGCAGATGTCGTTTACGCCAATGCATTCTCATACTGGCAAGGACAAACCAACCAAAATGCCTCATACTCATTCTTTGATGACATCATGCAAGCATTGCAAACCATCCAAACTACCAAAGGCTCAACTGACATTGAATTCTGGGTTGGTGAAACTGGTTGGCCAACCGATGGTTCAAACTTTGAGAGCTCTGAACCAGGTGTTGACAATGCCAAGAACTTTTGGCAACAAGGTATCTGCGCAATGAGAGCTTGGGGTGTCAATGTCGCTGTCTTTGAAGCTCTTGATGAAGCATGGAAACCAGACTCTTCAGGTATCTCCGATGTTGAGAAGCACTGGGGTGTTTGGGACGCCAatggaaaattgaaatacgACATCACCTGTGACTTTGACTAA